From Sulfuracidifex tepidarius, one genomic window encodes:
- a CDS encoding APC family permease, which yields MIHMGEVDKKTKVFLRESSGLVREVSPWSSMMATFALVTGGVPILIISWLWLAPGINWPLSYVITLVPTLSMAFLFYVAGVSMPRSGGDYVFNSRALHPAVGFINYFGLFIAFALSLGLYSYLGARWFAYLFSGLGMYYGSSSLLSLGDFFSSTVGSVVTGVAIVVIGALISFYTKALWKFVLLSGVISLVTTVAMFALLTTIHPTQFASSLSSFTGIHNAYHEVIANAEGNGLSFVPNPVLSAFLGIPVIWYFYTWYNLPASWSGEMKSVKKNVLYSVILAILLIGAYYVLFTQLNIDAFGEKFLTSWGYISCNGVSDPVYSSLSSISTFTPFFVLITTGNVAMYLVMFIAFWLPNFYSNPPLVISLTRYMFAWSFDRIFPEWFADVNSKLHVPVKSTALVALLGVAGVLMYAFVPFISIVDVTVIFEVSYAVFAFSIALMPFLRKSLYEGTVPASVRRKFLGIPAVTWLGFLTFGFLVYALAITWGNPVLLPINFPTIASLAAIYGLGVLIYVGSYVSTKKKGIEPQLIFKEIPPE from the coding sequence ATGATTCACATGGGAGAAGTCGATAAGAAAACAAAGGTCTTCCTGAGGGAGTCCTCAGGTCTGGTAAGGGAAGTGAGCCCGTGGTCGTCTATGATGGCTACATTCGCCTTGGTCACGGGAGGCGTTCCGATACTCATCATATCGTGGTTATGGCTCGCCCCCGGGATAAACTGGCCCTTGTCTTACGTCATCACTCTTGTACCCACGCTGAGCATGGCGTTCCTCTTCTACGTTGCAGGCGTGTCTATGCCCAGGTCAGGCGGGGACTACGTGTTCAACAGCAGGGCCCTCCATCCCGCTGTAGGGTTCATAAACTACTTCGGCCTCTTCATAGCCTTCGCCCTCTCGCTGGGGCTGTACAGCTACCTTGGAGCTAGGTGGTTCGCGTACCTCTTCTCAGGGCTGGGGATGTACTACGGGAGCTCTTCCCTCCTGTCGTTGGGGGATTTCTTCTCCAGCACTGTAGGGAGCGTCGTCACGGGGGTCGCGATAGTGGTGATAGGTGCATTGATCAGCTTCTACACGAAAGCCCTGTGGAAGTTCGTCTTGTTGAGCGGGGTCATAAGCCTCGTCACTACAGTGGCGATGTTCGCGCTCCTCACCACAATCCACCCAACGCAGTTCGCCTCCTCCCTTTCCTCCTTTACGGGGATACACAACGCCTATCATGAGGTCATCGCTAACGCCGAGGGGAACGGCCTCTCCTTCGTACCTAACCCTGTTCTCTCCGCTTTCCTTGGGATCCCCGTCATATGGTACTTCTATACATGGTACAACCTCCCCGCTTCCTGGTCGGGTGAGATGAAGAGCGTCAAGAAGAACGTGTTATACTCCGTCATACTCGCCATACTCCTCATAGGCGCTTACTACGTGCTCTTCACACAGCTGAACATAGACGCGTTCGGGGAGAAGTTCCTCACCTCCTGGGGTTACATTTCCTGCAACGGGGTGAGTGACCCTGTGTACAGCTCTCTGTCCTCAATCTCCACTTTCACTCCGTTCTTCGTCCTCATCACCACAGGCAACGTTGCGATGTACTTGGTCATGTTCATAGCCTTCTGGTTGCCTAACTTCTACAGTAACCCTCCCCTCGTCATATCCCTGACCAGGTACATGTTCGCTTGGTCCTTCGATAGGATATTTCCGGAGTGGTTCGCTGACGTGAACTCGAAGCTCCACGTGCCGGTGAAGTCCACAGCTCTGGTCGCCCTCCTCGGAGTGGCGGGTGTCCTGATGTACGCCTTCGTCCCCTTCATCTCTATAGTTGACGTGACAGTCATATTCGAGGTCAGCTACGCTGTGTTCGCTTTCTCCATAGCTCTCATGCCCTTCCTCAGGAAGTCCCTCTATGAGGGAACCGTCCCTGCGTCGGTGAGGAGGAAGTTCCTCGGCATCCCCGCGGTGACGTGGTTAGGTTTCCTCACCTTCGGGTTCCTGGTCTACGCGCTGGCTATAACTTGGGGTAACCCAGTTCTACTCCCCATCAACTTCCCTACCATAGCGTCCCTCGCTGCTATATACGGGTTGGGAGTACTGATTTACGTCGGGAGCTACGTCTCCACTAAGAAGAAGGGTATAGAGCCCCAACTGATATTCAAGGAAATACCTCCGGAGTGA